A single region of the Raphanus sativus cultivar WK10039 chromosome 1, ASM80110v3, whole genome shotgun sequence genome encodes:
- the LOC108812476 gene encoding uncharacterized protein At1g51745, with protein sequence MESNDDQNLKAINASVGRLVWVRLRNGSWWPGQTLLHEEAPENTLLSPKLGTPIKLLGRDDVGIDWYILEKAKSVKAFRCGEYAAHIEKAKASAAAAKASSKKTVKCTRRENAIISALEIENANLAKEEHPDNNLCGSSGEEEDDEVTVTDSEDELDSATELLQSSMSSQEINDIGALVKVEPKRRRTPNDSEDDGTEGTTKRMRGLEDIGKEHVGAIVIHRQEMGSVCDVNLSDSMSNGYIANNACSPLSLKRKRSQVVNANECSKRKNRRRQLTKVLECTAMVSVPGTSDQLVTSGVEPVESMRSVSVVINNNSDSTGENAPENVVGASHNNKAKDSEISSLSVSAEDDSSDQLYDVPLTGEAEHFAACTMSSSRTALFSGLTRRCGRSYHDLFVNKEANNGSACANPPDTQLVIWNRNGIEKSTSKWKLKGKRNSRQMSKKQEARRSVFGEEANNNNNVPLLLPALFEVKIEVKASCNKPRVPLVSRMSKLNGKAIVGHPVSVEALEEGYYNGGVVMSQADVKAKPLSKKKGKKSKSNGAFGKSSKSKKNSSSLSVKTRRLSTLTEKSKKPTIEKLKETVVACIPLKVVFSRINQVLKGSARQTKHRPLPSAVKT encoded by the exons ATGGAGAGTAATGATGACCAAAACCTGAAGGCTATTAATGCTTCAGTAGGAAGATTGGTCTGGGTTCGTCTTCGTAACGGTTCTTGGTGGCCAGGACAGACTCTGCTTCATGAAGAAGCTCCTGAAAACACTCTGCTTTCTCCAAAACTCGGCACTCCTATAAAGCTTCTAGGTCGTGACGATGTTGGCAT TGATTGGTACATTCTTGAAAAGGCCAAGAGCGTGAAGGCGTTTCGCTGTGGAGAGTATGCTGCTCACATTGAGAAAGCAAAGGCTTCTGCTGCTGCAGCTAAGGCTAGTAGTAAGAAGACTGTCAAATGTACTCGCCGAGAGAATGCCATTATCAGTGCACTCGAGATTGAGAATGCAAATCTTGCAAAAGAAGAGCATCCAGACAATAATCTCTGTGGCTCATCCGGtgaggaggaagatgatgaggttACAGTTACAGACTCTGAAGACGAACTTGACTCAGCGACAGAGCTACTGCAATCCAGTATGTCTTCCCAAGAAATAAATGACATTGGAGCTTTGGTTAAGGTGGagccaaagagaagaagaacaccGAATGATTCTGAAGATGATGGAACTGAAGGAACCACCAAGCGAATGAGAGGTCTTGAGGATATTGGAAAAGAACATGTGGGTGCTATTGTCATACACAGGCAAGAAATGGGTTCGGTCTGCGATGTAAACCTCAGCGATTCAATGTCGAATGGCTATATTGCTAACAACGCATGCTCGCCGTTGTcactgaaaagaaaaaggtcGCAAGTGGTAAATGCTAATGAGTGCTCTAAAAGGAAAAACCGACGGCGGCAACTGACAAAGGTGTTAGAGTGTACAGCTATGGTCAGTGTCCCTGGTACCTCTGACCAGCTGGTCACATCTGGAGTGGAGCCTGTGGAGTCCATGAGAAGTGTATCTGTTGTAATCAACAATAACTCAGACAGCACCGGGGAAAATGCTCCTGAAAATGTTGTTGGAGCCTCACATAACAACAAGGCAAAGGACAGTGAAATTTCAAGCTTATCAGTTTCTGCAGAAGACGATTCTTCTGACCAATTGTATGATGTTCCACTAACTGGAGAGGCAGAACACTTTGCAG CTTGCACCATGTCCTCGTCAAGGACAGCTCTTTTTTCTGGTTTGACAAGGCGGTGTGGTCGTAGTTACCATGATTTGTTTGTTAACAAAGAGGCAAATAATGGATCTGCTTGTGCAAATCCACCAGATACACAACTTGTCATCTGGAATCGGAACGGGATTGAGAAGAGCACTTCTAAGTGGAAGCTAAAAGGAAAAAGGAACTCGAGGCAGATGAGTAAGAAACAAGAAGCGAGGAGAAGTGTGTTCGGCGAAGAagctaacaacaacaacaacgttcctctgcttcttcctGCGCTGTTCGAAGTGAAGATTGAGGTAAAAGCCAGCTGTAACAAGCCCCGTGTTCCGCTGGTTTCTCGTATGAGTAAACTTAATGGTAAAGCTATTGTTGGGCATCCTGTAAGTGTTGAGGCCTTGGAAGAAGGCTATTACAACGGTGGTGTGGTGATGTCTCAAGCTGATGTGAAGGCAAAGCCATTGTCCAAAAAGAAGGGCAAGAAGAGTAAATCAAATGGTGCTTTTGGGAAGTCATCCAAGTCAAAGAAGAATTCATCTTCCCTATCTGTAAAGACAAGAAGGCTCTCTACTCTGACGGAAAAAAGCAAGAAGCCGACAATAGAAAAGCTAAAGGAAACGGTTGTAGCTTGTATACCGTTGAAAGTAGTCTTTAGTAGGATAAACCAAGTGTTGAAAGGCTCAGCAAGACAAACAAAACACCGCCCATTGCCATCTGCTGTCAAAACATGA
- the LOC108827123 gene encoding probable LRR receptor-like serine/threonine-protein kinase At1g51820, producing MERHCVFIAIFMLILHLVQAQDSTGFINVGCGLPPHESPYNALPTGLSYTSDIGLVNTGKTGRIAKEFEPNYTKPLTTLRYFPDGVRNCYTLNVTRDTKYLIMAKFVYGNYDGLETDPNFDLYFGPNIWTTVSKNDTREEIIHVTRSNSLQVCLVKTGTSIPFINILELRPLRRTAYVTQSGSLKYLFRVYLSNSGLGIRYPDDIYDRHWFAYFDEKSWTQVTTNLTVNITNNYELPQVVAATGATPLNDAETLNITWDVEPPTAKFYTYMHFAELQTLRANDTREFNTTMNGKYSYGPYTPTALKIETVLDVKPEQCDEGACLLQLLRTSKSTLPPLLNAMEAFTEINFPQMETNGDDVYGIKNVQDSFGLDRISWQGDPCVPIQFLWDGLNCDNSDNSTPPIITSLNLSSSGLVGTITQAIQNLTHLEKLDLSNNNLTGEIPEFLADIRSLLVIDLSGNNITGSVPPSIFQKKGMKLNVDNNPHLLCTAGSCVNHGEDKHKKKSIIVPVIASIASLAVLIGAFIMFLVLRKKKESKLEDGRSSPQEIMTKNRRFTYSEVMTMTNNFQRVLGKGGFGIVYHGVVNGAEQVAVKILSHSSSQGYKQFKAEVELLLRVHHKNLVGLVGYCDERDKLALVYEYMANGDLKEHMSGTRNRFLLNWGTRLKIVIDSAQGLEYLHNGCTPPMVHRDVKTTNILLNEHFEAKLADFGLSRSFPTEGGTHVSTVVAGTPGYLDPEYYRTNWLTEKSDVYSFGIVLLEIITNRHVIDQSREKSHLAEWVGLMLIKGDIISIMDPSLNGDYDSGSVWKAVELAMSCLNPSSTRRPAMSQVVIGLKECLASENSRGGASRDMDSKSSIEVSLTFDTDVNPTAR from the exons ATGGAGAGACATTGTGTGTTCATTGCTATTTTCATGCTGATACTTCATCTTGTTCAAGCTCAAGATTCAACCG GGTTCATCAATGTGGGTTGCGGCTTACCCCCTCATGAGTCTCCTTACAACGCACTCCCAACCGGTTTATCATATACATCAGATATCGGTTTAGTTAACACTGGTAAAACCGGTCGAATCGCCAAGGAGTTTGAACCCAACTACACTAAACCGTTAACGACACTGAGATATTTTCCAGATGGAGTACGTAACTGCTACACTCTCAATGTAACACGCGACACCAAGTACCTGATCATGGCCAAGTTCGTATATGGAAACTACGATGGTCTTGAGACCGACCCAAACTTTGACCTTTACTTCGGTCCGAATATATGGACAACCGTGTCTAAAAATGATACTAGAGAGGAGATCATCCATGTGACGAGATCTAATTCTCTACAGGTATGTCTTGTCAAGACAGGAACAAGTATACCTTTCATAAATATCTTGGAGCTACGACCATTGCGGAGAACTGCGTACGTCACTCAAAGCGGCTCGTTGAAGTACTTATTCAGGGTGTACCTTAGCAACTCCGGTCTTGGTATACG GTATCCAGATGATATCTATGATAGACATTGGTTTGCATACTTCGACGAGAAGTCATGGACACAAGTAACAACGAATCTAACGGTAAATATTACCAATAACTATGAGCTACCACAAGTGGTAGCAGCAACGGGCGCAACACCTCTAAATGATGCCGAGACATTGAACATTACATGGGACGTAGAGCCTCCTACTGCAAAGTTCTACACCTACATGCACTTTGCAGAGCTTCAGACTCTACGAGCCAACGACACAAGGGAATTCAACACGACGATGAATGGAAAATATTCATATGGACCTTATACTCCTACAGCATTAAAAATAGAAACAGTGCTCGACGTAAAACCAGAGCAATGTGACGAAGGAGCATGTCTTTTGCAGCTTCTGAGGACTTCAAAATCAACTCTTCCACCTCTACTTAATGCTATGGAGGCTTTCACTGAGATTAATTTCCCGCAAATGGAAACAAATGGAGATGACG TTTATGGTATCAAGAATGTTCAAGATAGTTTTGGACTGGATAGAATCAGTTGGCAAGGAGATCCATGTGTGCCCATACAGTTTTTGTGGGATGGTCTAAATTGCGATAACTCGGATAATTCTACTCCACCAATAATAACTTCCTT GAACTTATCTTCAAGTGGACTAGTTGGGACTATCACACAAGCAATCCAAAACCTTACTCACCTGGAAAAGTT GGACTTGTCAAATAACAATTTGACCGGAGAAATACCTGAGTTTCTAGCTGACATAAGATCACTTTTAGTCAT AGACTTAAGTGGTAATAATATCACTGGATCAGTCCCTCCCTCTATATTTCAGAAGAAAGGAATGAAGTTAAA TGTCGACAACAACCCTCATCTTCTTTGCACTGCTGGTTCATGTGTGAACCATGGAGAGGATAAACATAAGAAAAAGAGTATCATTGTACCTGTGATTGCATCAATTGCTTCACTAGCCGTTCTTATTGGTGCATTCATCATGTTCCTTGTTctcagaaagaaaaaagagtcaAAACTTGAAG ATGGAAGATCATCTCCACAGGAAATAATGACAAAGAATAGAAGATTTACTTATTCAGAAGTTATGACAATGACAAATAACTTCCAAAGAGTCCTTGGTAAAGGAGGGTTTGGAATCGTTTATCATGGTGTTGTGAATGGTGCAGAACAAGTAGCTGTTAAGATTCTTTCTCATTCATCATCTCAAGGATATAAACAATTCAAAGCTGAG GTAGAACTTCTTCTTAGAGTGCACCACAAAAATTTGGTTGGTCTTGTTGGATACTGTGACGAAAGAGATAAGTTGGCTCTAGTTTATGAATACATGGCCAATGGAGACTTAAAAGAGCATATGTCAG GAACACGTAATCGCTTTCTTTTAAATTGGGGAACTAGACTAAAAATAGTCATCGACTCCGCACAAG GACTTGAGTATTTGCATAATGGTTGTACACCACCAATGGTTCATAGAGACGTCAAAACCACAAACATATTGTTGAATGAACATTTTGAGGCAAAACTTGCTGATTTTGGGCTTTCAAGGTCATTTCCAACTGAAGGCGGAACTCATGTCTCAACAGTTGTTGCTGGAACTCCTGGATATCTAGATCCCGA ATACTATAGAACAAACTGGTTGACAGAGAAGAGTGATGTTTATAGTTTCGGAATAGTATTGTTGGAGATCATCACTAACCGACATGTGATCGATCAAAGCCGTGAAAAGTCACATCTAGCAGAATGGGTGGGGTTAATGCTTATAAAAGGAGACATAATAAGCATTATGGATCCAAGTCTAAATGGAGATTATGATTCTGGTTCAGTGTGGAAAGCTGTTGAGCTAGCAATGTCTTGTCTGAATCCTTCTTCAACGAGAAGGCCTGCCATGAGTCAAGTTGTTATTGGATTAAAAGAGTGTCTTGCATCTGAAAATTCAAGAGGTGGAGCGAGTAGAGACATGGACTCGAAGAGTTCTATAGAAGTGAGCTTGACTTTTGACACTGACGTGAACCCAACGGCTCGGTAG
- the LOC108812486 gene encoding syntaxin-81 produces the protein MSRFRDRTEDFKDSVRKSAVSNGYNEAKVAATMASFIIHKPKERSPFTRAALKTLESIKELDQFMMKHRKDYVDMHRTTEHEKDSIEQEITAFIKACKEQIDVLKNSIRNEESNSKGWLGLAADNFNADTIAHKHGVVLILSEKLHSVTAQFDQLRATRFQDIINRAMPRRKPKRVTKEATPLNATLSNNKSVEPDEIQEAQPRRLQQQQLLDDETQALQVELSNLLDGARQTETKMVEMSALNHLMATHVLQQAQQIEVLYDQAVEATKNVELGNKELSQAIQRNSSSRTFLLLFFFVLTFSVLFLDWYS, from the exons ATGTCGAGATTCAGAGACAGAACAGAGGATTTCAAGGACTCTGTTCGCAAATCCGCCGTCTCTAACGGCTACAACGAG GCTAAAGTGGCAGCGACAATGGCGTCTTTCATCATACATAAGCCAAAGGAGAGGTCTCCTTTCACCAGGGCTGCTCTCAAAACG CTGGAAAGCATCAAGGAGTTGGATCAGTTTATGATGAAGCATCGTAAGGACTACGTTGATATGCACAGGACTACTGAACATGAAAAGGATAGCATTGAACAAGAA ATCACTGCTTTTATTAAAGCCTGCAAAGAACAGATCGATGTTCTCAAAAACAGCATTAGAAATGAAGAATCAAACTCCAAAGGATGGCTTGGCCTCGCAGCTGATAACTTCAATGCTGATACTATTGCACACAAACATGGAGTG GTTTTGATTCTGAGCGAGAAACTTCATTCAGTCACTGCACAGTTTGACCAGCTTAGAGCGACTCGTTTCCAAGATATTATTAACAGAGCTATGCCTAGAAGAAAACCTAAGAGGGTCACGAAGGAAGCTACTCCACTTAATGCAACTCTATCAAATAATAAGTCCGTAGAACCTGATGAAATTCAGGAGGCCCAGCCTCGTAGATTACAACAACAACAGCTTCTAGACGATGAAACACAAGCCCTTCAG GTAGAGCTGAGTAATCTTTTAGATGGTGCTAGACAGACGGAGACTAAGATGGTGGAGATGTCTGCATTGAACCACTTGATGGCAACTCATGTTCTGCAACAAGCCCAACAAATTGAAGTTTTATATGACCAG GCTGTTGAGGCAACGAAGAacgtggagcttggaaacaaaGAGCTTTCTCAAGCAATCCAACGTAACAGCAGCAGCAGAACCTTTCTCTTGCTGTTTTTCTTCGTCCTTACATTCTCCGTCTTGTTCTTAGATTGGTACAGTTAG
- the LOC108845113 gene encoding IAA-amino acid hydrolase ILR1-like 4, producing the protein MSFCKWFSFLLIIHLLNSSQLSSSSSLTSNGFSQIPPKFLALAKRNDFYDWMVGIRRRIHENPELGYEEVETSRLVRTELEKMGVSYKYPVAVTGVVGYVGTGQAPFVALRADMDALSMQEMVEWEHKSKIPGKMHACGHDAHTTMLLGAAKLLKEHQEELQGTVILVFQPAEEGGGGAKKIVEAGMLEDVSAIFGLHVTNQLGLGLVSSREGPLLAGSGFFEAKISGKGGHAALPQHAIDPLLAASNIIISLQHLVSREADPLDSQVVTVAKFEGGGAFNVIPDSVTIGGTFRAFSAKSFTQLKKRIEQVITRQASVHMCNATVDFLQEQKPFFPPTVNDKGLHMFFKNVSGDMLGTKNYLEMQPLMGSEDFSFYQESMPGHFSFVGMQNEAHSPMASPHSPYFEVNEEVLPYGASLHASMATRYLLDLKTSSPSNSRDEL; encoded by the exons ATGAGTTTCTGCAAATGGTTTTCCTTTCTTTTGATCATTCACTTACTAAACTCGTCTCAGctttcatcttcatcttccttaACCTCAAATGGGTTTTCACAAATCCCTCCAAAGTTTCTTGCTTTAGCTAAAAGGAACGATTTTTATGATTGGATGGTTGGGATCAGAAGGAGAATCCACGAGAACCCGGAGTTAGGTTACGAGGAAGTAGAGACATCTAGGCTCGTTAGGACAGAACTGGAGAAGATGGGTGTGTCTTATAAGTACCCAGTTGCTGTTACTGGGGTTGTCGGATATGTTGGAACTGGTCAAGCTCCTTTTGTTGCATTAAGAGCAGATATGGATGCACTTTCTATGCAG GAAATGGTGGAATGGGAACACAAGAGTAAGATTCCAGGGAAGATGCACGCTTGTGGACATGACGCTCACACTACCATGCTCCTAGGTGCTGCCAAGTTGCTCAAAGAACACCAAGAGGAGCTACAG GGTACTGTGATTCTAGTTTTCCAACCAGCtgaggaaggaggaggaggtgcAAAGAAGATAGTGGAAGCTGGAATGTTGGAGGATGTGAGTGCAATCTTTGGTTTACATGTCACAAATCAATTGGGGTTGGGTCTTGTGAGCTCAAGAGAAGGTCCCTTGTTGGCTGGTAGTGGCTTCTTCGAAGCTAAGATAAGCGGGAAAGGAGGTCACGCAGCTCTTCCTCAGCACGCCATAGATCCGCTTCTGGCAGCTTCAAACATTATCATTAGCTTACAACACCTCGTTTCACGAGAAGCAGATCCGTTAGACTCCCAG GTAGTTACAGTTGCTAAGTTTGAAGGTGGTGGTGCTTTTAATGTGATTCCAGACTCTGTTACCATCGGTGGTACATTCAGAGCCTTCTCAGCTAAAAGCTTTACGCAACTCAAGAAAAGAATTGAACAG GTTATTACAAGGCAAGCGAGTGTGCATATGTGCAATGCAACAGTTGATTTCCTTCAAGAGCAGAAACCTTTCTTCCCACCTACCGTTAACGACAAAGGCTTGCACATGTTTTTCAAGAACGTTTCAGGTGATATGTTAGGGACCAAGAACTACTTGGAGATGCAGCCGTTGATGGGATCAGAGGATTTCTCTTTCTACCAAGAATCAATGCCTGGACATTTTAGCTTTGTGGGAATGCAGAACGAAGCTCATTCACCAATGGCGAGCCCTCACTCGCCTTATTTCGAGGTCAATGAAGAAGTGCTACCTTATGGTGCTTCCCTTCATGCTTCCATGGCCACAAGATATCTTCTTGATTTGAAAACTTCATCGCCTAGTAACTCTAGAGATGAACTTTGA